A window from Mya arenaria isolate MELC-2E11 chromosome 9, ASM2691426v1 encodes these proteins:
- the LOC128246672 gene encoding inhibitor of growth protein 4-like isoform X6 — translation MATAMYLEHYLDSLESLPGELQRNFSLMKDLDQKAQELMNEIDDKAEGYLSSVRTMSPEKRTDLLTALQKLFSKSREFGDDKVQLAMQTYEMVDKHIRKLDADLARFEADLRDKSQSKPNDDDKADTGKKSNLKEKDKKKRKSMKEEFDDEIPKKKKKKGQGASNEQTPPPMISPLLSLTMNNPSDVLDMPVDPNEPTYCLCHQVSYGEMIGCDNLDCPIEWFHFGCVGLTAKPKGKWYCPRCTEERKKK, via the exons ATGGCGACAGCAATGTACTTAGAACATTATCTGGACA gCTTGGAATCACTGCCAGGGGAGTTGCAAAGAAACTTCAGTCTAATGAAAGATCTAGATCAAAAGGCACAAG AGTTGATGAACGAAATAGATGATAAGGCTGAAGGCTACCTCTCCAGTGTGCGGACAATGTCTCCTGAGAAGCGTACGGACTTACTCACTGCATTACAGAAACTCTTCAGCAAAAGTCGGGAATTTGGGGATGATAAAGTCCAGCTTGCCATGCAGACATATGAGATG GTGGATAAGCATATACGAAAGTTGGATGCGGACCTTGCACGGTTCGAGGCAGACCTGCGTGATAAAAGCCAGAGCAAACCAAACGATGATGATAAGGCAGATACAGGAAAAAAATCAA ACCTGAAGGAGAAAGATAAGAAGAAGAGGAAGTCTATGAAGGAAGAGTTTGACGATGAAATTccgaagaagaaaaagaaaaagggCCAAGG TGCCTCAAATGAGCAGACACCACCACCAATGATATCGCCACTGCTGTCATTGACGATGAACAATCCGTCTGATGTACTCGACATGCCGGTGGATCCAAACGAGCCTACATATTGTCTGTGTCACCAGGTCTCGTACGGGGAAATGATTGGCTGTGATAATCTTGAT tgtCCAATTGAGTGGTTCCACTTTGGTTGCGTTGGTCTGACAGCAAAACCAAAAGGCAAATGGTACTGTCCACGATGTACAGAGGAAAGGAAAAAGAAGTGA
- the LOC128246672 gene encoding inhibitor of growth protein 4-like isoform X3, whose protein sequence is MATAMYLEHYLDSLESLPGELQRNFSLMKDLDQKAQELMNEIDDKAEGYLSSVRTMSPEKRTDLLTALQKLFSKSREFGDDKVQLAMQTYEMVDKHIRKLDADLARFEADLRDKSQSKPNDDDKADTGKKSNLKEKDKKKRKSMKEEFDDEIPKKKKKKGQGASNEQTPPPMISPLLSLTMNNPSDVLDMPVDPNEPTYCLCHQVSYGEMIGCDNLDCPIEWFHLSIHLYECDLCVTWGHLSIHLYECDLCVTWGLLSIHLYECDLCMTWGHISTHFYECDMGSHIHTFM, encoded by the exons ATGGCGACAGCAATGTACTTAGAACATTATCTGGACA gCTTGGAATCACTGCCAGGGGAGTTGCAAAGAAACTTCAGTCTAATGAAAGATCTAGATCAAAAGGCACAAG AGTTGATGAACGAAATAGATGATAAGGCTGAAGGCTACCTCTCCAGTGTGCGGACAATGTCTCCTGAGAAGCGTACGGACTTACTCACTGCATTACAGAAACTCTTCAGCAAAAGTCGGGAATTTGGGGATGATAAAGTCCAGCTTGCCATGCAGACATATGAGATG GTGGATAAGCATATACGAAAGTTGGATGCGGACCTTGCACGGTTCGAGGCAGACCTGCGTGATAAAAGCCAGAGCAAACCAAACGATGATGATAAGGCAGATACAGGAAAAAAATCAA ACCTGAAGGAGAAAGATAAGAAGAAGAGGAAGTCTATGAAGGAAGAGTTTGACGATGAAATTccgaagaagaaaaagaaaaagggCCAAGG TGCCTCAAATGAGCAGACACCACCACCAATGATATCGCCACTGCTGTCATTGACGATGAACAATCCGTCTGATGTACTCGACATGCCGGTGGATCCAAACGAGCCTACATATTGTCTGTGTCACCAGGTCTCGTACGGGGAAATGATTGGCTGTGATAATCTTGAT tgtCCAATTGAGTGGTTCCACTTATCCATACATTTATATGAGTGTGACTTGTGTGTGACATGGGGTCACTTATCCATACATTTATATGAGTGTGACTTGTGTGTGACATGGGGGCTCTTATCCATACATTTATATGAGTGTGACTTGTGTATGACATGGGGTCACATATCCACACATTTTTATGAGTGTGACATGGGGTCACATATCCATACATTTATGTGA
- the LOC128246672 gene encoding inhibitor of growth protein 4-like isoform X2, with amino-acid sequence MIFSGPWGGALWLQLTGLESLPGELQRNFSLMKDLDQKAQELMNEIDDKAEGYLSSVRTMSPEKRTDLLTALQKLFSKSREFGDDKVQLAMQTYEMVDRYIQTYDRDIARMEADLKEYTSCSEDENKENKPKNLKEKDKKKRKSMKEEFDDEIPKKKKKKGQGASNEQTPPPMISPLLSLTMNNPSDVLDMPVDPNEPTYCLCHQVSYGEMIGCDNLDCPIEWFHLSIHLYECDLCVTWGHLSIHLYECDLCVTWGLLSIHLYECDLCMTWGHISTHFYECDMGSHIHTFM; translated from the exons ATGATATTCAGCGGACCTTGGGGAGGGGCgttgtggttacaattgaccg gCTTGGAATCACTGCCAGGGGAGTTGCAAAGAAACTTCAGTCTAATGAAAGATCTAGATCAAAAGGCACAAG AGTTGATGAACGAAATAGATGATAAGGCTGAAGGCTACCTCTCCAGTGTGCGGACAATGTCTCCTGAGAAGCGTACGGACTTACTCACTGCATTACAGAAACTCTTCAGCAAAAGTCGGGAATTTGGGGATGATAAAGTCCAGCTTGCCATGCAGACATATGAGATG GTTGACCGATACATTCAGACGTATGATAGAGATATAGCAAGAATGGAGGCTGATTTGAAAGAGTATACAAGTTGTTCCGAAGATGAGAATAAGGAAAATAAGCCAAAAa ACCTGAAGGAGAAAGATAAGAAGAAGAGGAAGTCTATGAAGGAAGAGTTTGACGATGAAATTccgaagaagaaaaagaaaaagggCCAAGG TGCCTCAAATGAGCAGACACCACCACCAATGATATCGCCACTGCTGTCATTGACGATGAACAATCCGTCTGATGTACTCGACATGCCGGTGGATCCAAACGAGCCTACATATTGTCTGTGTCACCAGGTCTCGTACGGGGAAATGATTGGCTGTGATAATCTTGAT tgtCCAATTGAGTGGTTCCACTTATCCATACATTTATATGAGTGTGACTTGTGTGTGACATGGGGTCACTTATCCATACATTTATATGAGTGTGACTTGTGTGTGACATGGGGGCTCTTATCCATACATTTATATGAGTGTGACTTGTGTATGACATGGGGTCACATATCCACACATTTTTATGAGTGTGACATGGGGTCACATATCCATACATTTATGTGA
- the LOC128246672 gene encoding inhibitor of growth protein 4-like isoform X1, translating to MIFSGPWGGALWLQLTGLESLPGELQRNFSLMKDLDQKAQELMNEIDDKAEGYLSSVRTMSPEKRTDLLTALQKLFSKSREFGDDKVQLAMQTYEMVDKHIRKLDADLARFEADLRDKSQSKPNDDDKADTGKKSNLKEKDKKKRKSMKEEFDDEIPKKKKKKGQGASNEQTPPPMISPLLSLTMNNPSDVLDMPVDPNEPTYCLCHQVSYGEMIGCDNLDCPIEWFHLSIHLYECDLCVTWGHLSIHLYECDLCVTWGLLSIHLYECDLCMTWGHISTHFYECDMGSHIHTFM from the exons ATGATATTCAGCGGACCTTGGGGAGGGGCgttgtggttacaattgaccg gCTTGGAATCACTGCCAGGGGAGTTGCAAAGAAACTTCAGTCTAATGAAAGATCTAGATCAAAAGGCACAAG AGTTGATGAACGAAATAGATGATAAGGCTGAAGGCTACCTCTCCAGTGTGCGGACAATGTCTCCTGAGAAGCGTACGGACTTACTCACTGCATTACAGAAACTCTTCAGCAAAAGTCGGGAATTTGGGGATGATAAAGTCCAGCTTGCCATGCAGACATATGAGATG GTGGATAAGCATATACGAAAGTTGGATGCGGACCTTGCACGGTTCGAGGCAGACCTGCGTGATAAAAGCCAGAGCAAACCAAACGATGATGATAAGGCAGATACAGGAAAAAAATCAA ACCTGAAGGAGAAAGATAAGAAGAAGAGGAAGTCTATGAAGGAAGAGTTTGACGATGAAATTccgaagaagaaaaagaaaaagggCCAAGG TGCCTCAAATGAGCAGACACCACCACCAATGATATCGCCACTGCTGTCATTGACGATGAACAATCCGTCTGATGTACTCGACATGCCGGTGGATCCAAACGAGCCTACATATTGTCTGTGTCACCAGGTCTCGTACGGGGAAATGATTGGCTGTGATAATCTTGAT tgtCCAATTGAGTGGTTCCACTTATCCATACATTTATATGAGTGTGACTTGTGTGTGACATGGGGTCACTTATCCATACATTTATATGAGTGTGACTTGTGTGTGACATGGGGGCTCTTATCCATACATTTATATGAGTGTGACTTGTGTATGACATGGGGTCACATATCCACACATTTTTATGAGTGTGACATGGGGTCACATATCCATACATTTATGTGA
- the LOC128246672 gene encoding inhibitor of growth protein 4-like isoform X5, whose translation MIFSGPWGGALWLQLTGLESLPGELQRNFSLMKDLDQKAQELMNEIDDKAEGYLSSVRTMSPEKRTDLLTALQKLFSKSREFGDDKVQLAMQTYEMVDKHIRKLDADLARFEADLRDKSQSKPNDDDKADTGKKSNLKEKDKKKRKSMKEEFDDEIPKKKKKKGQGASNEQTPPPMISPLLSLTMNNPSDVLDMPVDPNEPTYCLCHQVSYGEMIGCDNLDCPIEWFHFGCVGLTAKPKGKWYCPRCTEERKKK comes from the exons ATGATATTCAGCGGACCTTGGGGAGGGGCgttgtggttacaattgaccg gCTTGGAATCACTGCCAGGGGAGTTGCAAAGAAACTTCAGTCTAATGAAAGATCTAGATCAAAAGGCACAAG AGTTGATGAACGAAATAGATGATAAGGCTGAAGGCTACCTCTCCAGTGTGCGGACAATGTCTCCTGAGAAGCGTACGGACTTACTCACTGCATTACAGAAACTCTTCAGCAAAAGTCGGGAATTTGGGGATGATAAAGTCCAGCTTGCCATGCAGACATATGAGATG GTGGATAAGCATATACGAAAGTTGGATGCGGACCTTGCACGGTTCGAGGCAGACCTGCGTGATAAAAGCCAGAGCAAACCAAACGATGATGATAAGGCAGATACAGGAAAAAAATCAA ACCTGAAGGAGAAAGATAAGAAGAAGAGGAAGTCTATGAAGGAAGAGTTTGACGATGAAATTccgaagaagaaaaagaaaaagggCCAAGG TGCCTCAAATGAGCAGACACCACCACCAATGATATCGCCACTGCTGTCATTGACGATGAACAATCCGTCTGATGTACTCGACATGCCGGTGGATCCAAACGAGCCTACATATTGTCTGTGTCACCAGGTCTCGTACGGGGAAATGATTGGCTGTGATAATCTTGAT tgtCCAATTGAGTGGTTCCACTTTGGTTGCGTTGGTCTGACAGCAAAACCAAAAGGCAAATGGTACTGTCCACGATGTACAGAGGAAAGGAAAAAGAAGTGA
- the LOC128246672 gene encoding inhibitor of growth protein 4-like isoform X4: MKDLDQKAQELMNEIDDKAEGYLSSVRTMSPEKRTDLLTALQKLFSKSREFGDDKVQLAMQTYEMVDKHIRKLDADLARFEADLRDKSQSKPNDDDKADTGKKSNLKEKDKKKRKSMKEEFDDEIPKKKKKKGQGASNEQTPPPMISPLLSLTMNNPSDVLDMPVDPNEPTYCLCHQVSYGEMIGCDNLDCPIEWFHLSIHLYECDLCVTWGHLSIHLYECDLCVTWGLLSIHLYECDLCMTWGHISTHFYECDMGSHIHTFM, encoded by the exons ATGAAAGATCTAGATCAAAAGGCACAAG AGTTGATGAACGAAATAGATGATAAGGCTGAAGGCTACCTCTCCAGTGTGCGGACAATGTCTCCTGAGAAGCGTACGGACTTACTCACTGCATTACAGAAACTCTTCAGCAAAAGTCGGGAATTTGGGGATGATAAAGTCCAGCTTGCCATGCAGACATATGAGATG GTGGATAAGCATATACGAAAGTTGGATGCGGACCTTGCACGGTTCGAGGCAGACCTGCGTGATAAAAGCCAGAGCAAACCAAACGATGATGATAAGGCAGATACAGGAAAAAAATCAA ACCTGAAGGAGAAAGATAAGAAGAAGAGGAAGTCTATGAAGGAAGAGTTTGACGATGAAATTccgaagaagaaaaagaaaaagggCCAAGG TGCCTCAAATGAGCAGACACCACCACCAATGATATCGCCACTGCTGTCATTGACGATGAACAATCCGTCTGATGTACTCGACATGCCGGTGGATCCAAACGAGCCTACATATTGTCTGTGTCACCAGGTCTCGTACGGGGAAATGATTGGCTGTGATAATCTTGAT tgtCCAATTGAGTGGTTCCACTTATCCATACATTTATATGAGTGTGACTTGTGTGTGACATGGGGTCACTTATCCATACATTTATATGAGTGTGACTTGTGTGTGACATGGGGGCTCTTATCCATACATTTATATGAGTGTGACTTGTGTATGACATGGGGTCACATATCCACACATTTTTATGAGTGTGACATGGGGTCACATATCCATACATTTATGTGA